The segment GTCAGGGACGACAGGAGCTCTTCTCCCCTCGAACGTCGCGGCAGACCTTCCCGTGGCAGACAGTGAAGAGGTTTATCTCACTAACGTCCTGTTCACTCAGATGTTCTCGGAAAACTTTGGTGTCTTCGCAGGTAAGACCGACACGCTGGATGGAGACATGAACGCCTTCGCTCATGGACGAGGGATTAAACAGTTCTCGAACATGGCATTCGTCGCGACGCCGATCGCTCTCCGTTCGATACCTTATTCGAGCCTGGCGACGGGTTTCGTCTGGCTGGAACAGGGAGAACCAATCTTCACCTTCACCGTCATGAACCCAACGGACACCACCCGTACCTCTGGGTTTGACGAGCTATTCGAAGAAGGGGTCGCCCTCATTCCTGAACTGCGATTACCGACCAACTTCTTTGGGATGCCCGGGCATCAGCTTTTCGGAGCCACCTGGAGCAGCCGAACGTACACTGCCCTGGATCAAGACCCGCGTATTATTCTTCCGAACGTACCTGTGGCAAAATCGTCGGACACGTGGTCGCTGTATTATAACTTTGATCAATACCTGTATGTGGATCCCTGTGATTCCAAGAAAGGTTGGGGGGTGTTCGGTCGTGCTGGAATTGCCGAGGCCGACACGAACCCGCTCGAATGGTTCCTCAGTTTTGGTATTGGAGGAAACAGTGTCATTCATGGACGTGATGAGGACACCTTTGGTGTTGGTTATTACTATGCAGGAACGAGTGATGAAATTGCTCCCTTCGTCCAGAATGCGATTGGCGGGATTAATGACGGACAAGGGGTAGAGATGTATTACAATATCGCTGTGAATCGTTCTCTTACGATCACTCCAGACGCACAGGTTATCATCCCCGCCCGAGACCAGATTGACACAGCGGTCTTATTGGGTGTACGAGCCAATCTGACATTCTAACCTATGAACACATAAGTTCAGATCAGACCAGCCGGTTTCCCGTTCGCATACATGAACAGGAAACCGGCTTTTTTTATTTTCCGGTGGAAATGCTGAAACACATACCACGGAGGAGCAATTCCCGATGCACGGCATAAGAGTTCCATCGGCAACGCTTTTGAGCAGAGCATTTCACTTCAACGATTAAGATTTTGGGAAATCGAGAATCGCCATGTCCCTTTTCTCTGGATCTCTTGACTGAGCGGATCTAGGCTGGAACATGAGCTACTTAGTAATACTAATTAATTCGACTCACGATTTAGTATCACTCTGCTGAGCCAATTCACGTCTTTAACTTTGGCTTTAACTTCGGCATGGTTAAACAGCACACAATCCTTCTCGCTGAAATGAGGGATCGCTGATGAGAATGTGTTCTGCGAAAGGGAATCGATTATCCATCACTGAATTCTTTCGATGACTCGGATCACGATGATGGTTCGTCTTGATCGTAGAATCCAACTCATGGAACGACCTGTAGCTTCAATTGATTTCATTGACTCATGTAGTTTATGAAACAGCATTTTACAATTCACATCATCCGCTTGAGGTTTCACCATGGTCATTGCGCGCAAGCCTGTCCGATTGTCGCTGGTATCGGCTTTATTCACTCTAGTTTTCACAGTCTTCGTAGGGTCATCCTCGGTCAGCCAGGCTGAGGAATTACTCCCCCGCCCGGAGAAACCATTTAAAGGTAAGATCGGTCTCACCTACAAAGATTCGACCGCCGTCAAACCCGAACTAAAAATCCCAGCCACCTTCGGACTTGAGAATCCGCCGAACATACTCATCGTGTTGATTGATGATTGTGGTTACGGGCAGATGGGCACCTTCGGAGGTGGGATTCCGACACCGACGTTGGATCGCATCGCGAACAACGGTCTCCGATACACACGTTTTCATACCACAGCATTGTGCAGTCCGACTCGTGCCGCCTTGTTGACGGGGCGTAACCATCATTCCGTAGGAAGTGGTGTTATCGGTGAAGCGGGAACCGGCTTCCCCGGCTACTCGGGAATCATACCTTCTTCCGCTGCGACCTTTGCCGAAGTTCTCCGTGAGTATGGATACGCCAATGCATGGTTCGGAAAAAACCATAACGTCCCTGACTGGGAAACCAGTCTAGTAGGGCCCTTTGATCGCTGGGCCAGTGGGCTTGGTTTTGACTACTTCTACGGTTTCGTCGGTGGAGATACGGATCAGTTTCATCCCGCACTTGTGGAAAACAAAAAACGATTAGAACCTCCCAAAACAAACGAAGATGGTTCCCCTTATCACTTCACAACCGACATTGCGGACCATGCCATTCGTATGATGCGAGCCTCCAAAGCGGTGGCACCTCAACGCCCGTTCTTAACTTACTTTGCGACGGGTGCCACCCATGCGCCACATCAGGTTCCTGAGGAATGGTCAGATAAGTTCAAAGGGAAATTCGACGGCGGCTGGGACAAATACCGCGAAGAGACATATGCTCGCCAGCAGAAAATGGGAATCATTCCTCCAAACGCCAAGCTGACCCCACGACCTGATTCACTGCCAGCCTGGGATTCCGTTCCAGAAAAAGAACGACAGGTATATTCCCGAATGATGGAAGTCTTCGCAGGCTTTACAGCTCATACCGATCATCAGGTCGGTCGAGTGGTGGATGCTATCGAAGAGATGGGAGAATTGGATAACACCCTGATTATCTATATGGCGGGTGACAATGGTGCGAGTGCCGAAGGAGGGCTGGAAGGTCTTGTAAATGAGATGACCTTCTTCAACGCGATTGAAGAACCGCTGGAAATGAAACTAGACGCTCTCGATACACTCGGAAGCGACAAGCATTACAACCATTTCCCCGCTGCCTGGGCGTGGGCAATGGATACTCCGTTTCAGTGGACCAAGCAGATTGCCAGCCACTTTGGAGGAACTCGGAACGGGATGGCCATGTCCTGGCCGAATGGAATCAAAGCTCGCGGGGAAATCCGTGACCAGTTCCATCACGTGATCGATATCGCGCCCACGATTCTGGAAATCGTAGGTGTGGATGCTCCAGATCAATTCAATGGGGTCGCCCAGAAGCCGGTCGAAGGAGTCAGTATGGTTTACACCTTTGACGATGCCAATGCGGAAGACCGACGCACAACCCAATACTTCGAGATGCTCGGTAACCAGGGAATTTATCATAATGGTTGGATGGCCAGCGCCTTGCGAGGAATCCCGTGGGAAAGCGAATCCCCTCCGATCGATCTGCTGAACATGCCATGGGAGCTGTATAACATCGAGGAAGACTTCTCTCAGGCCAATGATCTGGCCAAAGTACATCCGGAGAAACTTGAAGAACTGGTCAAGAACTTCTTTGCTGAAGCGGCCAGATATCAGGTCCTACCACTCGACGGTAGGAAAACCGAAAGGTTGAACGTCGACAATCGCCCCAGCCTTACTGCAGGACGCGACACTTTCACCTATCCAAACCTATTACGTCTTCCCGAAGGGGCTGCCCCTGACTTGAAACATAAGGATCATACCATCACGGCAAAAGTCACTATTCCTGAAGGAGGTGCTAACGGCATGCTTCTTACCCAAGGTGGCCGTTTTGGAGGGTATGGATTTTATGTTCTAGACGGCAAGTTGATCTACAACTACAACCTCGTTGGCGTAGAGCGCTATCTCGTCACTTCGACTGGTGATCTGCCAACAGGAGAAGTCACATTCCAGGCGAAGTATGTTACAGATGCAGACAAACCGTTCGCCCCGGCTACGGTCACTTTGTTTGCGAATGATAAACAGGTGGCAGAAGGTCGAGTTAAAAAGAGTATTCCCAACCGGGTCACGCTTGATGAAACACTCGACATCGGGTTCGACACCGGTACGCCCATCTCCGATGAATATGAATTACCGTTTCGTTTCTCGGGAAAGCTCAACACTTTGACGATCAAGCTTGATTAATAGCAAACTCGCTGAAGAACAAAGTGGATTGGCTACACCTGATTTATCCTCATCGTTTTTGCTACAATATGTTCTGAATATCGAAATTGCTTGGAGTCAATCCCACCTTTTCAGACGCCAAAACTTGGCAGGGGCTCTTTCTGTTCAGCATTTTTTAAGAATGTTCGTCGTTGCTGGAATGGCTGAGGAGAAAAACGCGGGAGAACAAATCCCTGAGTCAGACTCCGAGTTCAATGGTGTCTCCATGGTCCCATTTGAGTTGAATTGATTTATTCACTTTTGCTTAGACGATCCTTCAATGCTATTCGATAATATTAAATCTGCTTTTCAGTCACTTATTCTTCCAGGAAAAGAGTGTGCCGTGAATAAGAAGTTATTAACAAACATCCCAGCGTTTATCAGCGTGTTCTGTATCGCCGGTCTTCTCTGTGCTGACGAACCTCCCACAGCTCCTCCGGCAACGGAGGTTAAAGAAGCACCCGCGGCCGTCTCCACTAAAACTGAGACTGCAGTGGAGCCCACCGCAGATCTCAAAAAGGCTCTCGATGGTTATGTATCTGCTTACAACGAACGTAATGTTGATGCACTTCTGAGTTACTGGAGTGCAGGCGGTGTGTACACCACTTCCAACGGCAATCAGATCCAAGGCATCGAAGAACTCAAAGAGTCATTCACCAGTTATTTTGCTGATCTCGACAAAAGCACTCGCTTAGAAGTTCCTGAATACGAGCATGAAATGATCTCTCCCAAAATCGCCCGGGAAACAGGCATCGCAATGCTGTATCAGGAAGGACAAGATCCCGAACGATCCGAGTATACGGCCTACTACATTCGCGAAGGCGATGAATGGAAGCTCGAAAGTCTGGAAGAATTGGTCATCGTTCCCGAGGTGTCTAACTACGAACAGCTTCAGCCGCTGGAATGGATGATCGGCGAGTGGGTTATTGATGGGAACAAGTCTGACACCACCGTCACCTTTACTAACAAATGGACGATGAATCAAAACTTTATCATCTCCAACTTTACAATCACGACTGATGGCCAAACAGAAATGTCAGGGGCTCAACTCATCGGCTGGGACCCTGTCGCAGAAACACTTCGGTCCTGGATATTTGATTCGCAAGGTGGATTCGGAACAGGGAGCTGGTCTGAAAATAATGGGCATTGGTCTCTTCGCATGCTGTTTCAGACGAACGAAGGAGAAACAGCATCTGCAATCAACATTTACACTCCAATCGACATGGATACTTATCAATTTGAATCCGTTAGTCGTGAACGCGGAGGCCAACTGCTTCCCAGTATCGAAAAAGTGACTGCCCATCGTGTGGTCGATTAATCCTTCGATAAGTTGCCTACGCATCATTATTTGCATATCAATACAGTCTCCAGTTCATAGTCAGGAACCGGTTCAATGAAAAGAATAATATTCCTGTTAGCCATCGTAATATTTGCGATGCAAGTATCTGACGCCTTCGCCCGCGGCGGGCGTGGCGGTGGCGGCGGTCACCGAGGTGGCGGAGGTCATATCGGTGGAGGTGGAGGACGCCCCAATATCTCTCGCCCTTCGCCTTCGATGAGTCGTCCGAATGTCAGTCGCCCCAGCGTGAATCGCCCCAGCACGCGACCAAGCGTCAATCAACCAAGTGCAAACCGGCCCAGCGCAAACCGACCCAGTACTCTGCCAAGTACAAACCGACCCAATGTGAGTCGTCCCAACACGAACCGACCTGCCGGAAACAACCGGCCCGACATTAGCCGACCGGACAACAATCGTCCGAATGTTAATCGTCCCGGTGGAAACGGATCGATTGCCAATCGCCCAGCGGGAAACAGGCCGCAAACTCTGCCGGGCAATCGCCCCAGCAGTGGCGACTTGAAAAACTTCCTGGATCTGCCCGGCGACAAACTTCCGTCGAACCGCCCTGACATCTCCAATAAACTTCCGGGTGACCGCAACCCAGGAGACCGTCTTCCCGGAAATAATAATCCAGGCGACCGTCTACCGGGAGATCGTAATCCGGGAGACCGTTTACCCGGCGATGGCGGCAAACCAGGAGATCGATTTCCTAATGCAGACCGGCCTGGTAAAGATCGCCCGGGCGATGGTATCGCTGATCGCTTCCCGAATCGCGATCATGGTCACGACAAGTGGGCCGACCGGAAAGATAATATCGGAAACGATATGCGTCATCGCTATGACCATTGGGCCGACAACGTCCACGATCACCACCACTGGGATGATCATTACAATCACTGGCACGATCATTACGATCACTGGCACTTCCATTGGAACAACTACCCTAGAAACTACTGGTGGCGAGCAGCAACCTGGACTGCAATGGGAACCTGGTTCCTCAATCCTTGGAATCAACCTTACCAGTATGACTACGGAAACACGGTCTACTATCAGAATGACACCGTTTACTATCAGGACAAACCTGTTGCTTCAGCTGAAGAGTATGCGGGACAGGCCGAGTCAATCGCGGCTGATGTACCTGAGGAAATTCCTGAAAAGATTGAATGGATGCCTCTCGGAGTGTACGCCATAAGTAAAGACGATTCCGGCGAGTCAAACATGGCACTGCAGTTAGCGGTCAGTAAAGAAGGCTACATTGTGGGCTCGTACTACAACACAACCACTAACAACTCCGTTCCTGTTGAAGGGACCGTCGACCGTAATTCGCAACGAGCTGCCTGGAAATTATCAGAAGGGGACAGCGATACCGTCATGGAAACTGGGATCTACAATCTGACCCAGGACCAGACTGTCGCCCTTGTTCACTTTGGTAAAGATCGGACTGAAGAGTGGTTGATGGTCCGTCTGGACGAGCCTAAAGATGATGGAGAGGCTGGAGCCACTTCCGATCCCGCAACTCCCCAGACTGCGCCGGACGCTTCCAGCGGGAATTAACGATTAAGTTTGAACTGAGTATTCTACACCTCTCTCTGTCAGCGACAGAGAGAGGTGTTTTTATTTAAGCCGCATTGTTGCAATGTTTTGAGATTGCATCCGAACGTAGGTAAGAATCACGCCGGTTGTCCCATTACGGGGAGAATGACTCCAGTGATGTAACTGGAATCCGCATCGCTGGCAAGGAAAACATAACTGGGAGAGACTTCCTCGGGCTGTGCAGGCCGTTCCATCGGTGTTGATCCCTTCTCTTTTCCAAACATAGAAACATCTTCTGCAGTCATTCCGGCATCGGCAGGATTCAAAGGTGTCCATACTGGCCCGGGTGCCACACAGTTCACCCGAATCCCTTTATCAAGCAATTCTCGTGAAAGACACTTTGTGAGCGAATGAATTGCTCCTTTGGTGGCACCATAGTCTGGTAACTGGGGGCTTCCCTGTAATCCGACTTCCGAACCCGTGGCAATGATGGCCGAGCCTGGCTCCATATGGGGAACGGCTTCGCGTACCAAACGCAGATATGCATACACGTTCGTCTTCAATGTACGGTCGAGTTCCTCTTCGCTAACTTCAGTCACCGACGATTTCCGGTTTTGCCAAGCCGCATTGCTCACGAGAATATCGATGCCACCCAATTCGGATACGGTCGTATTAATGACTTCTTTACAGAATTCTGCCGAAGTTAAATCCCCTTCAATCAGAATGCATTTACACCCTACCTCTTCCACTGCTTTCTGTGTTTCTTCAGCATCGGTTCGTTCGGAGGGTAAATAAGTGATCGCCACATCCGCGCCCTCTCGGGCATAAAGATAGGCAACGGCTCGTCCAATTCCCGAATCTCCTCCCGTCACGAGTGCCCGCTTCCCTGTCAGCTTGCAAGCCGCCTGGTACCGTTCCGCACGCCATCGTGGCAGTGGATCCAATTTGGATTCCAACCCGGGTGACTCCTGATGCTGCTCGGGAAACGGGGGTTTCGGTTCGGATTGCATTAATGGTTTTTTATCTGTTTGAATATCAGTGTTTGCCATTTTAATCGATCTCCCTGTCATGAAATGTTTCGGCGCGGGGCGCATGCTGGCGTCTGTCATGCCAGCTTGGACGAATAACAACCAAGCTCTTTCACATGATCTCGTAACAGACAGCATTCGGCTCGCTATACACTCTGAAGATTTATTCAGAGCGTGCCTTTAACCTTGTTACAGACTCGACTGGGAAGGATTTGCAAACCATATGCCAACCGACCATAAGCAGGTCGTTAGTCAGCGAGAGATTTAAAACAGCGGGCTATGAAGCTCTGAAATGCAGCGATTAATTAGCTGAGTCGCCGTTCTTCTCCTCTTGTAGATGCCCATGCTGTTGCATCCACCTGGCGACCAGCCAACAGAGAATCGCCCACACGAGACCGGCCGCCCACCCCGCCAAGACATCGGTTGGATAATGAACACCGAGGTAGACGCGACTTAACCCGACCGCCACTGTTAACAGAAGTGAGATACCAAGAATAAATACTCTCAGGCGGCGTCTTTTCACCGCAGTGACTAATATTGTCCCCAACGTAAGGTAAATCACGGCAGACATCATTGAATGTCCGCTGGGAAAACTGCTGGTGTAAACTTCTGCCAAGTGAGGAACGACATCAGGCCGCGGTCGTTGAAACCACCATTTCAAGCCATGGCTTAAGAATAAGCCACTAATCGCGGCGATCAGCAGGGTAACCATCGTGCGGTGCTTACCATCCAGCCACAAAAAGCTTGCTGCTGCCAAGGTAAAGAAAGTCAAAATCGCATAGCCCCCAAGCGAAGTGACGTCTCTGCCCAGTTCACCCATCCATCCCGGACCAATTGGCTTGCTGGGATCGTCCGTTTGACGCATCGACTCTAAGACCCACACATCAAAGTCTTGTGCCTCTCCTTCCAGAACATTGTCAGCAAGATCGATGAAGGCCCAAACACTGAGTACGGCGATTAATAAAGAGACTAGAACGGCAGGTTCCCGACCACCAAACCACTTGACGACTCTTTTCAACGTAGGCAACATCAATCGCTCTCTCAATCCAAGTTCAATGTCTACTGGAGGTTCTGAAATCGACAGATAGATGCCTGTTTGACATTTTTTAAGTCGTTGTTTTCAGTAATGACTTCTCGCGAAGTTAACTTGTCTACTTTAATCCCGCAATGCATTCACCAGTGGAACAAAAGCAGCCTGACAAGCTGGTACGATACCGGCGATAATCCCTGTCAATAAAGAGATAATCACCCCCATATAAAGCAAAGATGCAGAGGGTCGAAAAGCGATGGTGGCCCCTTCGGCCCCGATGGCAAATCCACCGAAGGCAAGCAAGCCATTAGCAATCAAGGTCCCCGCCAGTCCGCCCAGTAAACAGAGAAAAGTGCTTTCCAGCAGGACCAGACCGATGGTCCTTAATGGTCGCATACCGATGGTTTGCAGAACGGCATATTCCTTCATGCGATCTTGCACGCTCATCACAGTCGTAGTCGCGACGAGAGAAAGAACCATCCCCACGCAGGCGTAACCTAACCAGTGCGCGAAGCCGATCAGGTCGACCAGGTCAGAAAGTGTACTGGATTGAAAGGCTCCCTTTCGTCGTGTTTTGGTCGCGACAGGCCCAGCCCCCAGCATCTTGTCAATCCTACTGGCGATCTGATCCGGATCTGCCGATTCGGACACCAGCACTTCATGTTGCGTCACCACGCCGGCAGTATCTAATCCACGGGTATACTGCAAGAACTGGAGGCTACTGTAGATCAGATTTTCTTCCGATGGAACATCCGAACTGAAGATACCCACAACCTGCACAGACAGTTCGCCAATCGAAAACTGATCGCCTACGGACAGGCCGCGTCGCTGGGCGACGTTTTTGCCGATGATCGCGGAATCGTCTCCTGATTTGAATCTGGCCCAATCCCCTTCGATTAACTTCAGAGGTCGTTGTTTACGAATTTGTTCGGGGTGGGCACCGTTGAACACGACTATATCCAGGCTCGCTCGACAGTTGTTTGTCCAGACCTGGATCGGCATGACGTCTGCCACTCCGTCGAGCTTTTTGATTTGCCGTGCATAGTCTTCCGGTAATCGACTACTGGTCGGACAAAACCTGTTCTCCTGAAACACAATCAGACGCTGTTCCGCATCGGGGCCGGTGACCAGACGGTTCAAGCCCTCTTGAACTGAACCGACAAAACAGTAGACGAGCATCGCAACCGTGGCGCCAGAAATCGTCAATAACGAGCGTGCCCGATGACGCCACAATGTTTTAAACACATATTTGATCATCTCACGTTCTCCAATTCAGACTCACCTGACGGAACAAGTTTTCCCCGGTCAAGTAATAACTGTCGTGTCGCGATTTGCGCAACATCCCGATCGTGCGTGACCATTAACAAGGTGATGTCCAGTTCTTCATTCAAGCGTTTTAAGAGGACTTGAATCTGCTCACTCGTTTCGACATCGAGACTTCCCGTGGGTTCGTCCGCCACGACGACTTTGGGATGAGCCACGATTGCCCGGGCAATCCCGATTCGCTGTTCCTGTCCCCCTGACAGTTGCCGGGGGTAATGGTTTGCGCGATCGGAAAGCCCCACTGCTTCCAAAGCAAGGTTCACCCGTTCCTGCCGTTCGCGAGAAGACAACTTGAGCAGCAATGTGGGAAGTTCGACATTCTCATAGGCGGTGAGGACGGGGATGAGATTATGTGTTTGAAAGATGTAACCCAGGTTAGCCGCACGCCAGTCAGCCAGTTTACTGCGGGACAACTGGGTGATATCCGTTCCGGCAACGATGATCTTTCCGGAATCGGGGCGATCTATTCCACTGACGAGATTCAGCAACGTACTTTTTCCTGTACCGCTGGGGCCCATCAGAGAGAGGAACTCACCTGCTTCAATTTCCAACGTCACCTGATCAAGAGGAGTGATCGTCTCATCTCCCTTACGGAAACTTTTGGAAACGTTATGTAATTCAACCAATGCCATTCTGGTTTTGTCCTTCATGCAATCGCATTTTCTTTGGCACGTCTATTTCATCCCGAGAGTATGATCTTCGCCGGTGACAGTGACCGAGTCGCCCTCTTCCAGATTTTCAGGTAAGGGATAAATCAGCTTATCCGTCAGGTTCAATCCTTCGGTGACTTCGATCAGCCCTGCTGCGGTTTCATTTCCGGTGGAGACCGATTGCCGATGAGCTAACTCTCTGGAATCGACGATCCACACAAACTGTTGTTGTTCAGCGGACTGAATGACGGACTTGGGGATAAGGATACGGTTGACCTGTTCGACTTGACTGGAAGTAACATTCGTTTCGGGTGACAGAAAGGTAGCCGTGACCAGCATTTCCGGTCGCACATTCACCTCGGGATCAAGCAATTCGACTTTCACTTCGAGCGTGTTTTTTTGAATGTTGGCCGTGCTTGTAGGTTGCAGTACCCTTCCCTTCAACTTCTTCTTCGACGACGCCGTTTCGATTTCCACGGGTGCACCTGGTATGACTCGCGGAACATCTTCCAAACGCACATCGGCTCGAACCTGCAATCGGTCCGGGTCGTACATTTCGACGACTGTACTTGAACTATGCATTCCGTTGTCGCTCATTCCAAGAACACGGGAGCCGGGGAAAGCAACTAATTTGAGAATGCGTCCCGATACAGGTGCCTTAATTTGACATCGCTCAAGAGTGATTCGAGCCATTCGCAGTTCGACCTCTGCCTGTTTACGTTGTGCGTCCGCGGAGATGACTTTCGCCTCCGCCTCTTTCAATTGCCGTTTTTCTTCAACCAGTAATTCCAGCCCAGAAGTGAGCGCTGTTACTTTCTGCTGTAGAGCAATCATTTCCTGCTCTAAGTTTTTACGCGACTGCAGAAGTTCTTCGAGGTTCGCGTTGGCTTCGGTAAATTGGCTTTCTGCCTGTTGGAGAATTCTCGCTGCAATTGCTTCACGTGCGGCCCGCTTGCCATCTCTGTTTTGAGTCGCGAACTCCAATCGAGCTTGGGCGGCATCGATTTGAAATGGAAGTCGATTGATTTCCGTCCGGACTTTGGCCAAGCGACTTTCCGCCTCGGCGATCGACGCCTGCAAATGAACTGGTTTCTCCAAACGGACCCGAGCCGCCGCTTCTTCTGCCTGAGCCCGTTGTAGTTCTCCTTGCCGCAACATGAGATTGTTCTGAGCCTGTTCGACTGCGAGTTCCGAATCGATCGAGATCAACCTTGCAATGGGTTGGGCTTTCTCGACACGGTCTCCTTCCACGACCAGTAGTTCCTCGACAATCCCCCCAGTTAACGCGGCAACGCGGATGGCAGTGGGACGAGGTTCAATCCAACCTGCCGCCTGAAACAAAGGCGTACCGGCCTGTTGCACTTCGCCCTGCTGTGTCAGAACCGACATCACCGTCACTGAAGTCGCAGGAACGAAACTTCGTCCAGCGGCTGCAGTGAGGATGGCGAGAAAGACAAGCAGAATTCCTGCAGGGAATACGTAACGACTGAGCCATTTTTTAGGCCGACCAACCCCCGGAGTTGATTTCTCCGGGGATCGGTTTAAGGCTAACTTACTCAGATCAACAGAAGTCTCTGGCATCACTTATCACCTGATCGAACGAAAACTTTACTGGCGGACACAGTTAGATTTCCTGCTTCGTCCTTGCTGGCTTTACCTTCTACGACAACGGTCGAAAGCTCTTTGACGTTCAGGAGTTTTCTTGCATCGGCGGCCAGGGGTTTTCCGTTCTCGTCCACAAGTTTGACGGTCGCGATGTTGTTTTTGACCTGGTCTTGCGTGCAACAGTAATCCCAGGGAGTAGGACAGCCTTCCTCAGCCGAACAGAAGGGGACTTCGGGATCGACTACGGTAAAGGCGGCCAGACCATCCACAAACGGATCGTGTGATCCACCAATCACGCCGACGACAGTGACGGATTCCTCATCCTGGGCCGATTCACGAGCTTTGCCAATCGGGAGTGCGTCGGTCGGTTCGATCGAAGCAAGATAAGTAGAATCACCAGCCACCGATGCTGAAGGAGAATCGTCACCA is part of the Polystyrenella longa genome and harbors:
- a CDS encoding efflux RND transporter periplasmic adaptor subunit — protein: MPETSVDLSKLALNRSPEKSTPGVGRPKKWLSRYVFPAGILLVFLAILTAAAGRSFVPATSVTVMSVLTQQGEVQQAGTPLFQAAGWIEPRPTAIRVAALTGGIVEELLVVEGDRVEKAQPIARLISIDSELAVEQAQNNLMLRQGELQRAQAEEAAARVRLEKPVHLQASIAEAESRLAKVRTEINRLPFQIDAAQARLEFATQNRDGKRAAREAIAARILQQAESQFTEANANLEELLQSRKNLEQEMIALQQKVTALTSGLELLVEEKRQLKEAEAKVISADAQRKQAEVELRMARITLERCQIKAPVSGRILKLVAFPGSRVLGMSDNGMHSSSTVVEMYDPDRLQVRADVRLEDVPRVIPGAPVEIETASSKKKLKGRVLQPTSTANIQKNTLEVKVELLDPEVNVRPEMLVTATFLSPETNVTSSQVEQVNRILIPKSVIQSAEQQQFVWIVDSRELAHRQSVSTGNETAAGLIEVTEGLNLTDKLIYPLPENLEEGDSVTVTGEDHTLGMK